The genomic segment GTGTTACCCGAATATGATGTCCCGAACGCATGGTGTAGGTTAGGGCCAAAAATGAAGCCGCCGCTAGGAAAAAGCCCGTAAAGTCAGAATAGGATGGAATGGTGAGTCCTATTGCTGTGCCCGTTATAAGGGTGCTGAGGCGATCAACAACGTTGAAGACTACCTGGCAGACAACGAGTAGGCAAATGGCCGACAGGAAGAGAGCGGCAAGCCACCCAGCTCCTTTGTATAGTGAATCGAGTGTATTACGTATCATTTTTTTTCAATATAACACATTGGCGTGGTGTTTGACGCCAATGTGTACTGTCTGATGGTTTATTTTCTGTAGGTGCTCAGAAGTTCTGTTCCGGCAGGACCTGCCTCTTTTTCCCATTCAGTAACAATTTCATTACCAATGACTTTGAAGCCTGACATGAGTTCCGGGGATGGTTGGATAATGTTCATGCCGTTATCCTTCATCACCTGGATCTTGGTCTCTGTCTCTTTTTTGCTCATCTCCCAGCCGCGTAATTCTGCCTTTGCTCCTGCTTGGAGGAGTGCTGTTTGGGTCTCTTTATCTAGTCTGCGGAAGGCCCGCTTGTTAATAACAACAATGTTTTTGGGGAGCCAGGCCTGGATATCGGTGAAATCTTCTACAAAGTCCCACGCCTTGGAGTTTGCGCCCGTTGAAGGAGATGTGATCATGGCTGCAACTCGTCCGGTGGAAAATGCTTGTGGGATATCAGGAACCTCTACCTGGGTAGGTGCGGCTCCAAGTTTGTTTGCCAGTTTTTCGGAGGTGGCGTTATAGGTACGAAACTTAATGCCCTTTATGTCGCCAACCCTGTTGATTGCCTTTTGGGTATAGAGTCCCTGAGGTGGCCATGCCACAGAAAAAAGTGGCATCAGTCCTTGCTTGTCGAGGAGTTTCGCCACGATGGGCTTTTGTGCATTCCATAACTTTTTTGCATCGTCATAGTTTGTGGCCAGAAATGGTTGCGAGTCAGCTGCGAAGATGGGGTTTTCGTTACCGAGAAGAGACATGAAGAATTCACCGATGGGCACCTGCCCACCACGAACGGCATTTTTGATTTCAGGATGTTTAAAGAGGGATCCTGCCGTGTGCAATTTGATAACAAGTTTGCCGTCGGTGGCTTTTTTCACATCTTCGGCAAAGAGGGCGATATTCTGGGTGTGGAAGGTGGCGTCCGGGTAAGGTGTCGGCATATCCCATGAGGTGGCAAGGGCACTTGTGGCAAGGCTTGCCGAGAGGGCGATGCCACCGATGGTTGAAATACATTTTCTGGAAAAATGTTTCATTACAGAATCTCCTTCAGGTAAAAGTCGTAGAGTTGGTGTAAAAAATCTGCCAGAGGCGAAAGAGACGAAAATGTTGTTTTTTTGCTACGCTCAATCGGCCTTTGGCCAAAAAGGGACATTGTAACGTAAATGTAATACATATGCCAGAGAGAAATTTTTTTATTAGATAAATATCGGTGGGTAGGGTGGCATGGGGGTGATGCAGAAGCGCTAGGAAAAATATCTTCTTAAGGAGGGTCTTCTGCCCCGCTTTCATAAGATATGAGATTGGTTCCGGTGAATATTGGCTGAGGTGCTGAAAAAATAGGGACTTTCCACTGCTTGGTAGAGCCGAATAACTTGTTCTGACAGCCCCTCTATGTGGATGTTTTATCTCGAAAAGTGGGTGTGCCCCCTTCCTTTTTTGTTGCAAGAATCCCTGGAGCTAATTTTTCTGCTGTACCTGTTGGATTTCTTGCAAAATGCGATCGGTATTGATGAGACCAAAATCGTTACATAAATCTATGGCCAGGGCTGAAGCAAAGAGTAAGCCAATACAGATTGCCAGAATTTTTTTGCTAAGAGTTTTGCTTTTCATATAGAAAATTACAGCAGGCAAGACACCAAAGAGCAGGGCGATTCCTACTCCACCCACTACCCCAATCGCCTTTAGAAAAATAGAAGGAAAGAGGATGGCAATTATCAGTGGTGGGAGAAA from the Desulfotalea psychrophila LSv54 genome contains:
- a CDS encoding TRAP transporter substrate-binding protein; the protein is MKHFSRKCISTIGGIALSASLATSALATSWDMPTPYPDATFHTQNIALFAEDVKKATDGKLVIKLHTAGSLFKHPEIKNAVRGGQVPIGEFFMSLLGNENPIFAADSQPFLATNYDDAKKLWNAQKPIVAKLLDKQGLMPLFSVAWPPQGLYTQKAINRVGDIKGIKFRTYNATSEKLANKLGAAPTQVEVPDIPQAFSTGRVAAMITSPSTGANSKAWDFVEDFTDIQAWLPKNIVVINKRAFRRLDKETQTALLQAGAKAELRGWEMSKKETETKIQVMKDNGMNIIQPSPELMSGFKVIGNEIVTEWEKEAGPAGTELLSTYRK